CGGACGCTGAGGATATTACACAGGAGGTGTTCATAAAAATTTATAACAACATTAAAAATTATATGCTGGAGTCCAGCTTTTCCACCTGGGTTTACCGGATCACAGCCAATACCTGTAAAAGTTTTCTCAAGCGCAGAAAAATAATCGGGTTTATATCTCTGGACTGGCTTTACGATTCAAGGCAGCATAAAGTTCCGGTAGAGCCGGCCGGTTTTGAAAAAGATGTTGAAAACCGGGAAACCCTGGACAAATTTTATTCGGCGCTGGCAGTTCTTCCCGACAAATATAAAGATGTACTGGTATTGAGGGAAATAGAAGAATTGGACTATCAGCAAATAGCCGGTGTTACCGGACTATCCATAGGGACAGTAAAATCCAGGCTCTCCAGAGCAAAAGAAAAAATCAGGGTAAAACTGAGAAGACAAGGTGAAATATAATGATAGATAAAACCAAAAATATAGAAAAATACTT
This portion of the Candidatus Margulisiibacteriota bacterium genome encodes:
- a CDS encoding RNA polymerase sigma factor; this encodes MAADEELVKIIKEGNIEAFSELIDRFENKIYRLAVGYTGNSSDAEDITQEVFIKIYNNIKNYMLESSFSTWVYRITANTCKSFLKRRKIIGFISLDWLYDSRQHKVPVEPAGFEKDVENRETLDKFYSALAVLPDKYKDVLVLREIEELDYQQIAGVTGLSIGTVKSRLSRAKEKIRVKLRRQGEI